A genomic window from Synechococcus sp. CBW1107 includes:
- a CDS encoding diacylglycerol kinase family protein, with product MANDSSRRARGQRTGAWRVASDLPLSFRYAAQGLAYGFTSQRNFRIHAITGGCVFALGLWLQLSTEQLALLVLTVAAVLVLELINTAIESVVDLAIGRRFHPLARIAKDCAAAAVLVAAAASLLIAALLLLPPLLLRLGV from the coding sequence ATGGCCAACGACTCCTCCCGCCGGGCTCGGGGCCAACGGACCGGGGCGTGGCGTGTGGCCAGCGATCTTCCGCTCAGCTTCCGCTATGCCGCTCAGGGGCTGGCCTATGGCTTCACCAGCCAGCGCAACTTCCGCATCCATGCGATCACCGGCGGCTGCGTCTTTGCCCTGGGACTGTGGCTGCAGCTGAGCACCGAACAGCTGGCACTGCTGGTGCTCACCGTGGCGGCTGTGCTGGTGCTGGAGCTGATCAACACAGCCATCGAGTCGGTGGTGGATCTGGCCATCGGCCGCCGGTTCCACCCCCTGGCCCGCATCGCCAAGGACTGCGCCGCGGCGGCCGTGCTGGTGGCCGCCGCGGCTTCCCTGCTGATCGCCGCGCTTCTGCTTCTGCCCCCCCTGCTGCTGCGCCTGGGCGTTTGA
- a CDS encoding MBL fold metallo-hydrolase has translation MASASGHAHDGPSSIVSRPLRRQTTLLSAALVAGISLGVPAAGLAAGGVTVTSYGHSALLIQGGGATVLVNPFKAVGCAAGLSEPRVRADVILASSRLLDEGAPVASGRMLVSPGSYRVAGLKLEGAAIPHDRIGGRRFGQATLWRWKQGGLEIAHLGGTAAALRPEDRVLIGKPDVLIIGVGGGAKVYDGAEAAAVVRALEPRRVIPVQYVSGRSPASCDQGSIEPFLEAMSGTPVQRVGRTVSFSAPLSDGPQIKVMR, from the coding sequence ATGGCCTCCGCATCAGGGCACGCGCACGACGGCCCCTCCAGCATCGTCAGCCGGCCCCTTCGCCGCCAGACCACGCTGCTGAGCGCGGCACTGGTGGCCGGCATCAGCCTGGGTGTGCCCGCAGCCGGGCTGGCCGCCGGTGGCGTCACGGTCACCAGCTACGGCCACAGCGCCCTGCTGATCCAGGGCGGTGGTGCCACGGTGCTGGTGAACCCCTTCAAGGCCGTGGGTTGCGCCGCCGGCCTGAGCGAGCCGCGGGTGCGTGCCGATGTGATCCTGGCCAGCAGCCGGCTCCTGGATGAGGGCGCTCCGGTGGCCTCCGGCCGCATGCTGGTGAGCCCCGGTTCCTACCGGGTGGCGGGCCTGAAGCTGGAAGGAGCCGCCATCCCCCACGACCGCATCGGCGGCCGCCGCTTCGGTCAGGCCACCCTCTGGCGCTGGAAGCAGGGAGGTCTGGAGATCGCCCACCTGGGCGGAACGGCGGCGGCCCTCCGCCCCGAAGACCGGGTGCTGATCGGCAAGCCGGATGTGCTGATCATCGGCGTGGGCGGGGGCGCCAAGGTCTACGACGGCGCCGAGGCCGCCGCCGTGGTTCGCGCGCTCGAACCCCGGCGGGTGATTCCGGTGCAGTACGTGAGTGGCCGCAGCCCGGCCAGCTGCGACCAGGGCAGCATCGAGCCCTTCCTCGAAGCGATGAGCGGCACACCGGTGCAACGGGTGGGTCGGACGGTGAGCTTCAGTGCGCCCCTCAGCGATGGGCCCCAGATCAAGGTGATGCGCTGA
- the argS gene encoding arginine--tRNA ligase: protein MLRIAQTLDTHLRSAMERAFPQAAAEAEAAGRCLDPQLAPASKPEFGDFQANGALPLAKPLGLPPRAIATAVVEQLTADPAFTQLCCEPQIAGPGFINLRLRPERLAAELRECLVDPRLGVPTTAGPLAPVIVDFSSPNIAKEMHVGHLRSTIIGDALARVLEFRGHPVLRLNHVGDWGTQFGMLITHLKQVAPEALSTADAVDLGDLVAFYRQAKARFDADEAFQATSREEVVKLQSGDPVSRRAWELLCEQSRREFQLIYDRLDIALSERGESFYNPYLEAVVADLAASGLLVTDAGAQCVFLDGVKGKDGRPLPLIVRKSDGGFNYATTDLAALRYRFAEPPEGDGARRLIYVTDAGQASHFAAVFQVARRAGWVPEGGRLEHVPFGLVQGEDGKKLKTRSGDTVRLKDLLDEAVERAEADLRRRLAEEERQESEAFITHVATTVGLAAVKYADLSTNRNTNYQFSFDRMLTLTGNTAPYLLYALVRIAGIARKGGVGAGEGDAAAAFPDPLVFSEPQEWALARQLLALDTVIAEVEEELLPNRLCSYLFELSQVFNRFYDQVPVLKAEEPARGSRLALCRLTADTLRLGLGLLGIPTLERM from the coding sequence ATGCTCCGCATCGCCCAGACCCTTGACACCCATCTGCGGTCGGCGATGGAGCGGGCGTTCCCGCAGGCGGCCGCCGAGGCCGAGGCGGCCGGCCGGTGCCTGGATCCCCAGCTGGCGCCGGCCAGCAAACCCGAGTTCGGCGATTTCCAGGCCAACGGCGCCCTGCCCCTGGCCAAGCCGCTGGGCCTGCCGCCGCGGGCGATCGCCACAGCGGTCGTGGAGCAACTGACGGCCGATCCGGCCTTCACTCAGCTGTGCTGTGAACCCCAGATCGCCGGGCCCGGTTTCATCAACCTGCGCCTGCGCCCCGAGCGGCTGGCAGCGGAGCTGCGGGAGTGTCTGGTGGATCCCCGCCTGGGTGTGCCCACCACCGCAGGGCCGCTGGCCCCGGTGATCGTGGACTTCTCCAGCCCCAACATCGCCAAGGAGATGCACGTGGGGCATCTGCGTTCCACGATCATCGGCGATGCCCTGGCGCGGGTGCTGGAGTTCCGCGGTCATCCGGTGCTGCGCCTCAACCACGTGGGCGACTGGGGCACCCAGTTCGGCATGCTCATCACCCACCTCAAGCAGGTGGCCCCCGAGGCCCTCAGCACCGCCGATGCGGTCGATCTGGGTGATCTCGTGGCCTTCTACCGCCAGGCCAAGGCGCGCTTCGATGCCGATGAGGCCTTCCAGGCCACGTCCCGTGAGGAGGTGGTGAAGCTGCAGAGCGGCGATCCCGTGAGCCGCAGGGCCTGGGAGCTTCTCTGCGAGCAGTCGCGGCGCGAATTCCAGCTGATCTACGACCGCCTCGACATCGCTCTGAGCGAGCGGGGGGAGTCGTTCTACAACCCTTATCTGGAGGCGGTGGTGGCCGATCTGGCGGCCAGTGGGCTGCTGGTGACCGATGCCGGCGCCCAGTGCGTGTTCCTCGACGGTGTGAAAGGCAAGGACGGCCGGCCGCTGCCGCTGATCGTGCGCAAGAGCGACGGCGGCTTCAACTACGCCACCACCGATCTGGCGGCCTTGCGGTATCGCTTTGCGGAGCCTCCCGAAGGAGATGGCGCCCGCCGGCTGATCTACGTGACCGATGCCGGCCAGGCCAGTCACTTCGCCGCCGTGTTCCAGGTGGCCCGCCGTGCCGGCTGGGTTCCCGAGGGAGGGCGGCTGGAGCACGTGCCCTTCGGCCTGGTGCAGGGCGAGGACGGCAAGAAACTCAAGACCCGCTCAGGCGACACGGTTCGGCTCAAGGACCTGCTGGATGAGGCGGTGGAGCGCGCTGAGGCGGATCTGCGCCGCCGCCTCGCCGAGGAGGAGCGTCAGGAATCGGAGGCGTTCATCACCCATGTGGCCACCACCGTGGGTCTTGCGGCGGTGAAGTACGCCGACCTGAGCACCAACCGGAACACCAACTACCAGTTCAGCTTCGATCGCATGCTGACCCTGACCGGCAATACGGCCCCCTATCTGCTCTATGCCCTGGTGCGGATCGCCGGCATCGCCCGCAAGGGGGGCGTGGGTGCCGGGGAAGGGGATGCGGCCGCGGCCTTCCCCGATCCTCTGGTGTTCAGCGAACCCCAGGAATGGGCCCTGGCGCGCCAGCTGCTGGCGCTGGATACGGTGATCGCCGAGGTGGAGGAGGAACTGCTGCCCAACCGGCTCTGCTCCTACCTGTTCGAGCTCTCCCAGGTGTTCAACCGCTTCTACGATCAGGTGCCGGTGCTCAAGGCCGAGGAACCGGCCCGGGGATCTCGTCTGGCCCTCTGCCGCCTCACCGCCGACACGCTGAGGCTGGGACTCGGCCTGCTGGGCATCCCGACGCTGGAGCGGATGTGA
- a CDS encoding alpha-amylase family protein gives MSTDKDHWWNGCVIYQLMPRSFADANGDGIGDIDGITSKLPYLQWLGVDAIWLTPIYPSPLRDGGYDITDFTAIHPDLGTLDDLARLLDQAHGHGIRVLLDLVLNHTSVLHPWFQRARWSPAGSSEREFYVWRDDDCGYPEAQVLFRHFESSNWQWDSVAGQYYLHRFLHHQPDLNYDNPAVAEAMLEVVDFWVERGVDGFRLDAVPFLHEREGTRCEGLPETHAFLKRLRARVDKSGRDLLLIAEAIQPVKESAPYLAEDELHAAFDFALTAQLFAAVAQGRCDKLRDCLQHAQEMVPGCRWALPLRNHDELWLGDGHLVEDEVVQAVMTGFPEAREHWLNWGINRRLAPLLNGDPRPNTLLHGLLYSLPGLPCLYYGDELGMGDWPGLRDRDANRTPMAWTSERNGGFSTAPDPLLVLPPITSPGYDYRVVNVEVQRQLSGSLLNWHHRMLTSRRQLPALRHGSFELLESAHPSVLCYARHSDGMTVVVAANLAATGASSCLDLGQWQGSRMRDTLWGCEFPPASDAWFVYLPAYGFFWWLVGEDSSDASS, from the coding sequence ATGTCGACCGACAAGGACCATTGGTGGAACGGCTGCGTGATCTACCAGCTGATGCCGCGTTCCTTTGCCGATGCCAATGGCGATGGGATCGGGGACATCGACGGGATCACCAGCAAGCTCCCTTACCTCCAGTGGCTGGGGGTGGATGCGATCTGGCTGACGCCGATCTATCCCTCACCGCTGAGGGACGGCGGCTACGACATCACCGATTTCACGGCGATTCATCCCGATCTCGGTACCCTCGACGATCTCGCCAGGCTGCTCGATCAGGCCCATGGGCACGGCATCCGGGTGCTGCTCGATCTGGTGCTCAACCACACGAGCGTGCTGCATCCCTGGTTTCAGCGGGCCCGCTGGTCGCCAGCCGGCAGCAGCGAGAGGGAGTTCTACGTGTGGCGCGACGACGACTGCGGCTACCCGGAGGCCCAGGTGCTGTTCCGCCACTTCGAATCCTCCAACTGGCAGTGGGATTCAGTGGCCGGTCAGTATTACCTGCACCGATTCCTGCATCACCAGCCCGACCTGAACTACGACAACCCCGCCGTTGCCGAGGCGATGCTGGAGGTGGTGGACTTCTGGGTGGAGCGCGGCGTCGATGGCTTCCGCCTCGATGCGGTGCCCTTCCTGCATGAGCGCGAAGGCACCCGCTGCGAAGGACTGCCCGAAACCCATGCCTTCCTGAAGCGCCTGCGCGCCCGTGTGGACAAGTCCGGGCGCGACCTGCTGCTGATCGCCGAAGCCATCCAGCCGGTGAAGGAGTCGGCGCCCTACCTGGCGGAAGACGAACTGCATGCCGCCTTCGATTTCGCCCTCACGGCCCAGCTCTTTGCCGCCGTGGCCCAGGGACGCTGCGACAAGCTCCGCGATTGCCTGCAGCACGCCCAGGAGATGGTCCCCGGCTGCCGCTGGGCGCTGCCGCTGCGCAACCACGACGAACTCTGGCTCGGGGATGGCCACCTGGTGGAGGACGAGGTGGTGCAGGCCGTGATGACCGGCTTCCCCGAGGCCAGGGAGCACTGGCTGAACTGGGGCATCAACCGGCGCCTGGCCCCCCTGCTCAACGGCGACCCGCGGCCGAACACGCTGCTGCACGGATTGCTCTACAGCCTGCCAGGCCTGCCCTGCCTCTATTACGGCGACGAACTCGGGATGGGCGACTGGCCGGGCCTGCGGGACCGGGATGCCAACCGCACGCCGATGGCCTGGACGAGTGAACGCAACGGCGGCTTTTCCACGGCCCCGGACCCCCTGCTGGTCCTGCCGCCGATCACCTCCCCCGGCTACGACTACCGGGTGGTGAATGTGGAGGTGCAGCGGCAACTGTCCGGCTCCCTGCTCAACTGGCACCACCGGATGCTCACCAGCAGGCGGCAGCTGCCGGCCCTGCGCCACGGCAGTTTCGAGTTGCTGGAGAGCGCGCACCCCAGCGTGCTCTGTTACGCCCGCCACAGCGATGGAATGACCGTGGTGGTAGCGGCGAATCTGGCGGCAACCGGTGCCTCGAGCTGCCTCGACCTGGGCCAGTGGCAGGGGAGCCGTATGCGCGACACCCTCTGGGGTTGTGAGTTTCCCCCCGCCAGCGACGCCTGGTTCGTGTACCTGCCGGCCTACGGATTCTTCTGGTGGCTGGTGGGCGAGGACTCGAGCGACGCCAGCTCCTGA
- the grrM gene encoding cyclophane-forming radical SAM/SPASM peptide maturase GrrM/OscB — MSASAQLPPQLQAGPLRLLVVQPTPFCNLDCDYCYLPSRDDRSRLPLEILDAALERVLESPFLDGGFTLLWHAGEPLTMPVAFYDAASERIRQALKRHGLPPETIVQSLQTNAVVIDDAWCDCFERNGIHVGVSMDGPAFLHDAHRCTRTGLPTHAAVMRGIAALQRRGIPFQVICVLTADALDQADALYDFFSGAGITDVGFNMEETEGENLRSTLERPDGERRYAAFLERFWQRIRSEPGRLRLREFDGITSLACGEARMESTDMNTPFAIVNVDAKGNFSSFDPELLAVATADYGDFTFGNVLQGSLEAALGTEKFQRVWREIATGVDLCRRDCAYFGLCGGGAGSNKYWEHGTFACSVTQACRYRIQLVADVVLTGMEQELGLSA, encoded by the coding sequence GTGAGCGCATCCGCCCAGCTGCCGCCCCAGCTCCAGGCCGGCCCGCTGCGCCTGCTGGTGGTGCAGCCCACCCCGTTCTGCAACCTCGACTGCGACTACTGCTACCTGCCCAGCCGGGATGACCGCAGCCGGCTGCCGCTGGAGATCCTGGACGCGGCCCTGGAGCGGGTGCTCGAGAGTCCATTCCTCGATGGCGGGTTCACCCTGCTCTGGCATGCGGGGGAGCCGCTCACCATGCCGGTCGCGTTCTACGACGCGGCCTCGGAGCGCATCCGCCAGGCCCTGAAGCGCCATGGACTGCCGCCCGAGACGATCGTGCAGTCGCTTCAGACCAACGCCGTGGTGATCGACGACGCCTGGTGCGACTGCTTCGAGCGCAACGGCATCCATGTGGGCGTGAGCATGGATGGGCCGGCTTTTCTGCACGACGCCCACCGCTGCACCCGCACCGGTCTTCCCACCCATGCGGCCGTGATGCGCGGCATCGCCGCCCTGCAGCGCCGCGGCATTCCGTTCCAGGTGATCTGCGTGCTCACCGCCGATGCCCTCGATCAGGCCGATGCCCTCTACGACTTCTTCAGCGGCGCCGGCATCACCGACGTGGGCTTCAACATGGAGGAAACCGAAGGAGAGAACCTGCGCTCCACCCTCGAGCGTCCCGATGGGGAACGCCGCTACGCCGCCTTCCTGGAGCGCTTCTGGCAGCGGATCCGCTCCGAGCCCGGTCGGCTGCGCCTGCGTGAATTCGATGGCATCACCAGCCTGGCCTGTGGTGAGGCCCGGATGGAGAGCACCGACATGAACACTCCATTCGCGATCGTGAACGTGGACGCCAAGGGCAATTTCTCCAGCTTCGACCCGGAACTGCTGGCGGTGGCCACGGCCGACTACGGCGATTTCACCTTCGGCAACGTGCTCCAGGGCAGCCTCGAAGCGGCCCTCGGCACCGAGAAGTTCCAGCGGGTGTGGCGCGAGATCGCGACCGGTGTCGACCTCTGCCGCCGCGACTGCGCCTATTTCGGCCTTTGCGGCGGTGGTGCCGGCAGCAACAAGTACTGGGAGCACGGCACCTTCGCCTGCAGCGTCACCCAGGCCTGCCGCTACCGCATCCAGCTGGTGGCCGATGTGGTGCTCACCGGCATGGAGCAGGAGCTGGGATTGAGCGCCTGA
- the grrA gene encoding GrrA/OscA1 family cyclophane-containing rSAM-modified RiPP, giving the protein MAFFTRSRLFGILLLAASLPLDPGVARALAASGSAPSAGEQPRQGDAIEARLRRIAAAVREHDDAEAGVEAAGSDGRLARVFVNGPNVGVGWGNGGFRNGGFYNGGFRNGGFYNGGFRNGGFRNGGFRNGGWRNYW; this is encoded by the coding sequence ATGGCCTTCTTCACCCGCTCCCGGCTCTTCGGCATTCTGTTGCTGGCGGCCTCCCTGCCTCTGGATCCAGGGGTGGCCCGGGCCCTTGCGGCCTCAGGCTCAGCTCCCTCAGCCGGTGAGCAGCCCCGCCAGGGCGATGCCATCGAGGCACGCCTGCGACGCATTGCCGCCGCTGTCCGGGAGCACGACGACGCTGAGGCCGGCGTGGAGGCGGCCGGGTCTGACGGCCGGCTGGCGCGGGTGTTCGTCAACGGTCCCAATGTCGGGGTCGGCTGGGGCAATGGCGGCTTCCGCAACGGCGGCTTCTACAACGGGGGCTTCCGCAATGGCGGCTTCTACAACGGTGGGTTCCGCAACGGTGGGTTCCGCAACGGCGGTTTCCGCAATGGTGGCTGGCGCAACTACTGGTGA
- the grrP gene encoding extracellular substrate binding-like orphan protein GrrP, with the protein MSRSRVGRWMVPTGLALLAGLLPAASARAEGVVDRVARSGELVMVGLPDQAPLLSFTAQGQPVGYAMEVGNRIAAELAVAVGRPVRLRVEAVADPAVLGQRLVGGQADLACGVPFTWERDITLDYSLPFALSGLRLLAPAGRLDGSPQSLAGRRIGVVAKSLAETELRGIQPTARPVGFASLAEAVAALKAGSVEGVIGDSSLLAGLTAGDKGAALALIPSEPYERYAVACLVPENDSGFRNLVNLAIARLLQGYLDGQPEAVGSVDRWVGPGSALNRTPDQIRTYFETVLLGVEALRPLPAQAGSAPVRPTAP; encoded by the coding sequence TTGTCCCGATCCCGCGTGGGTCGCTGGATGGTGCCGACTGGCCTGGCCCTGCTCGCGGGCCTTCTGCCGGCGGCATCCGCTCGCGCGGAGGGGGTCGTCGACCGGGTTGCCCGCAGCGGGGAGCTGGTGATGGTCGGGCTGCCTGATCAGGCACCCCTGCTCTCCTTCACTGCCCAGGGGCAACCGGTGGGCTACGCGATGGAGGTGGGCAACCGCATCGCGGCTGAGCTGGCCGTGGCCGTGGGCCGCCCCGTGCGGCTCCGCGTCGAGGCCGTGGCCGACCCTGCCGTTCTGGGCCAGCGTCTGGTGGGCGGCCAGGCCGATCTCGCCTGTGGCGTGCCGTTCACGTGGGAGCGGGACATCACCCTCGATTATTCCCTGCCCTTCGCGCTCTCCGGTCTGAGGCTGCTGGCGCCCGCTGGTCGGCTGGATGGATCGCCCCAGTCGCTGGCCGGGAGGCGCATCGGTGTCGTCGCCAAGTCTCTGGCGGAAACAGAGCTCAGGGGCATCCAGCCGACCGCCCGGCCCGTGGGGTTCGCCAGTCTGGCCGAGGCCGTGGCGGCGCTGAAGGCCGGGTCTGTGGAGGGGGTGATCGGTGACAGTTCACTCCTGGCCGGTCTGACTGCCGGCGACAAGGGTGCCGCGCTGGCACTGATCCCCTCTGAGCCCTACGAGCGCTATGCCGTGGCCTGTCTGGTCCCTGAGAACGATTCCGGCTTCCGCAATCTGGTGAATCTGGCGATCGCACGGCTGCTGCAGGGCTACCTCGATGGTCAGCCCGAGGCCGTGGGCTCCGTCGATCGCTGGGTGGGACCCGGCAGTGCGCTCAACCGCACCCCGGATCAGATCCGCACCTATTTCGAAACGGTGCTGCTGGGGGTGGAGGCCCTGCGCCCGCTGCCGGCCCAGGCGGGTTCGGCCCCCGTCAGGCCCACGGCTCCCTGA
- a CDS encoding aminodeoxychorismate/anthranilate synthase component II codes for MLLVLDNYDSFTFNLVQYLGELAAEHPIAADLRVERNDALSIDQITALRPEAILISPGPGDPDQAGVCLEVMHKLGPTVPILGVCLGHQCLAQAFGGRVVRAAELMHGKTSPVLHRGAGVFAGLPSPLTATRYHSLIAERASLPEELEISAWLEDGTIMGLRHRHFPIEGVQFHPESVLTQDGHRLLANFLRQAAQHHPSGARPLTGTPS; via the coding sequence ATGCTCCTGGTTCTCGACAACTACGACAGCTTCACCTTCAACCTGGTGCAGTACCTCGGCGAGCTGGCGGCGGAGCACCCGATCGCCGCCGACCTGCGGGTGGAGCGCAACGATGCCCTGAGCATCGATCAGATCACTGCCCTGCGGCCGGAGGCGATCCTGATCTCACCGGGCCCTGGCGACCCCGACCAGGCCGGGGTCTGCCTCGAGGTGATGCACAAGCTGGGACCGACTGTGCCGATCCTGGGGGTCTGCCTGGGTCACCAGTGCCTGGCCCAGGCGTTCGGTGGCCGTGTGGTGCGAGCCGCAGAGCTGATGCACGGCAAGACATCCCCGGTGCTGCATCGGGGCGCGGGGGTGTTCGCCGGCCTACCCAGCCCGCTCACGGCCACCCGGTACCACAGCCTGATCGCGGAGCGGGCCAGCCTGCCTGAGGAGCTGGAGATCAGCGCGTGGCTGGAGGACGGCACGATCATGGGCCTGCGCCACCGTCATTTTCCGATCGAAGGCGTCCAGTTCCATCCGGAGAGCGTGCTCACCCAGGACGGACACCGGCTGCTGGCCAACTTCCTGCGCCAGGCGGCCCAGCACCATCCCAGCGGCGCCAGACCGCTCACCGGAACCCCCTCCTGA
- a CDS encoding histidinol-phosphate transaminase: MSDPRFSEPTAVPLARPEVEALVAYSAPLEGRRGLLRLDFNENTVGPSPKVVEAIRAIPADHYAIYPEYDGLREAVVASLGGTGLSPAHIGLFNGVDAALHALFHAYGAPGDRLLTTSPTFGYYTPCARMQGMTIEALPYRLPEFGFPLEEIRAALLGPGDAGEPSGHWHPPRILLLCNPNNPTGTRLAPEGILELAAAAPRTLVVVDELYEAFTGDSVLPPLLNRGAADAFAAHSNLLVLRSLAKTAGLAGLRIGFAIGAPALVDRISRVTGPYDINSFAVTAARAALADQAYVDGYVAEVLLARGWLQQQLRAAGVRHHAAGGNYLLLWPARPVAEVEAELRQAGILVRSMAGKPLIDGSLRVSLGTREQMARFWDAYQALETSRISASP; the protein is encoded by the coding sequence GTGAGCGATCCCCGGTTCTCGGAGCCGACAGCGGTTCCTCTGGCACGCCCGGAAGTGGAGGCCCTGGTGGCCTACAGCGCACCCCTGGAAGGCCGCCGCGGGCTGCTGCGGCTCGACTTCAACGAGAACACCGTGGGCCCCAGCCCGAAAGTGGTGGAAGCGATCCGTGCCATCCCCGCCGACCACTACGCCATCTATCCCGAGTACGACGGCCTGCGCGAAGCGGTGGTGGCCTCTCTGGGTGGGACGGGCCTGAGCCCGGCCCACATCGGCCTGTTCAACGGTGTCGATGCCGCCCTCCATGCCCTGTTCCACGCCTACGGCGCCCCGGGCGATCGCCTGCTCACCACCAGCCCCACCTTCGGCTACTACACCCCCTGCGCCCGCATGCAGGGCATGACGATCGAGGCGCTGCCCTACCGGCTGCCTGAGTTCGGCTTTCCTCTCGAGGAGATCCGCGCGGCGCTGCTCGGTCCAGGTGATGCCGGCGAACCCAGCGGCCACTGGCACCCGCCGCGGATCCTGCTGCTCTGCAACCCCAACAACCCCACCGGCACCCGCCTGGCGCCTGAGGGCATTCTCGAGCTGGCGGCCGCAGCCCCGCGCACGCTGGTGGTGGTGGATGAGCTCTATGAGGCCTTCACCGGCGACAGCGTGCTGCCGCCCCTGCTGAACCGGGGGGCCGCCGATGCCTTCGCGGCCCATTCCAACCTGCTGGTGCTGCGCTCCCTGGCCAAGACCGCCGGCCTGGCGGGTCTGCGCATCGGCTTCGCGATCGGCGCGCCGGCTCTCGTGGACCGCATCAGCCGCGTCACCGGCCCCTACGACATCAACAGCTTTGCCGTCACCGCCGCCCGCGCCGCCCTGGCGGATCAGGCCTATGTGGATGGCTACGTGGCCGAGGTGCTTCTGGCGCGCGGCTGGCTGCAGCAGCAGTTGCGCGCCGCGGGTGTACGCCACCACGCCGCCGGAGGCAACTACCTGCTGCTCTGGCCCGCTCGGCCGGTCGCCGAGGTGGAGGCTGAGCTGCGCCAGGCGGGAATCCTGGTGCGCTCGATGGCCGGCAAGCCCTTGATCGATGGCTCCCTGCGGGTGAGTCTGGGCACCCGTGAGCAGATGGCGCGGTTCTGGGACGCCTACCAGGCGCTCGAAACGAGCCGGATCAGCGCATCACCTTGA
- a CDS encoding glycerol-3-phosphate dehydrogenase/oxidase produces the protein MSVDLLVIGAGATGATLALEAARRGLSVALVEAGDIAGGTSSRSTKLLHGGVRYLELAFRRLDWRQLQLVREALAERGHWLEAVPFLARRLELLLPSEGLLQQAYYGLGLAVYDRLAGRRGIGSSRWLCREAVQQLLPELKAGQLGVAYGDGQFDDARLNLLIVRTAARLGAEVFTRTEVVELLRQGDRLSGAVLHHRATGQRSRLEARVVLNATGIGADRIRQLAQHDLPPSLQVSRGVHLVLADALCPGGTGLLIPSTDDGRVLFVLPFHGRTLVGTTDTPCGSAEAERPSEAEEAYLLDHVRRWFPGHGEPVVSSRWAGGRPLLLGNGDSAIAGTATVVREHQVETLPCGLISVMGGKWTTCRPMAFDGLQAVAQLLGRPLPAPSAEAAAVPIHGAAATGAATVAGLDRLRLDLSQRLACGDHALLDHLLAAHGLGAEAVLACAASPSELEPLSAVIPLTAAEVRHGVRHEWARTADDLLARRCRLAFVDSTEAERLRPQVQALLDQELASLESSPTSHQKNP, from the coding sequence ATGAGCGTGGACCTGCTCGTGATCGGCGCCGGTGCCACCGGGGCCACCCTGGCTCTGGAGGCGGCACGGCGGGGCCTGAGTGTGGCCCTGGTCGAAGCCGGCGACATCGCCGGCGGCACCAGCAGCCGCAGCACCAAGTTGCTGCACGGAGGGGTCCGCTACCTGGAGCTGGCCTTCCGCCGCCTCGACTGGCGGCAGCTGCAGCTGGTGCGCGAGGCCCTGGCTGAGCGGGGCCACTGGCTGGAGGCGGTGCCCTTCCTGGCTCGGCGGCTGGAGTTGCTGCTGCCCAGTGAAGGACTGCTGCAGCAGGCTTATTACGGCCTCGGCCTGGCGGTGTACGACCGGCTGGCGGGACGGCGCGGCATCGGCTCCAGCCGCTGGCTCTGCCGTGAGGCGGTGCAACAGCTGCTGCCTGAGCTGAAGGCAGGCCAGCTCGGAGTGGCCTACGGCGACGGCCAGTTCGATGACGCGCGTCTCAACCTGCTGATCGTGCGCACCGCCGCCCGCCTGGGGGCCGAGGTGTTCACGCGAACCGAGGTGGTGGAGCTGCTGCGTCAGGGCGACCGGCTCAGCGGCGCCGTGCTGCACCACAGAGCCACGGGCCAGCGGAGCCGGCTCGAGGCCCGGGTGGTGCTCAATGCCACGGGAATCGGTGCCGATCGGATCCGGCAGCTGGCCCAGCACGACCTTCCGCCCTCCCTGCAGGTGAGCCGCGGCGTGCATCTGGTGCTGGCCGACGCTCTCTGTCCCGGGGGGACGGGGTTGCTGATCCCCTCCACCGACGACGGCCGGGTGCTGTTCGTGCTCCCGTTTCACGGCCGCACCCTGGTGGGAACCACGGACACCCCCTGTGGTTCAGCCGAGGCGGAGCGACCCAGTGAGGCGGAGGAGGCCTACCTGCTGGACCATGTGCGTCGCTGGTTCCCGGGCCACGGGGAGCCGGTGGTGAGCAGCCGCTGGGCCGGGGGCCGCCCCTTGCTGCTGGGGAATGGCGACTCGGCCATCGCCGGGACCGCCACGGTGGTGCGTGAGCACCAGGTGGAAACGCTCCCCTGCGGTCTGATCAGCGTGATGGGAGGCAAGTGGACCACCTGCCGGCCGATGGCCTTCGATGGACTCCAGGCCGTGGCGCAGTTGCTGGGTCGTCCCCTGCCCGCTCCATCCGCCGAAGCCGCAGCTGTACCGATCCACGGCGCGGCCGCCACTGGCGCGGCCACCGTCGCCGGGCTTGACCGTCTGCGCCTGGACCTGTCCCAGCGCCTGGCCTGCGGCGACCACGCCCTGCTGGACCACCTGCTGGCAGCCCACGGCCTGGGAGCGGAGGCGGTGCTGGCCTGTGCGGCCAGCCCGTCCGAGCTCGAACCCCTCAGCGCGGTGATCCCGCTCACGGCTGCCGAGGTGCGCCATGGCGTGCGCCACGAGTGGGCCCGGACGGCGGATGATCTGCTGGCCCGGCGATGCCGGCTGGCTTTCGTGGACAGCACCGAGGCCGAGAGACTGCGGCCTCAGGTGCAGGCTCTGCTGGATCAGGAGCTGGCGTCGCTCGAGTCCTCGCCCACCAGCCACCAGAAGAATCCGTAG